The Flavobacterium faecale genome has a segment encoding these proteins:
- a CDS encoding NifU family protein codes for MTKILIKETQNPTILKFEFEDFITKNENFEFKNIDEAKASPLAQQLFYLPFVKTVYISGNFIAIEKFSIVEWDDVKDAVAEQIEEFVSNGGTIITVDENKPKKKPVTVYGESTPNPSALKFVVSSMLTKNAVEFKNIDDTEASPLAKELFKYAYVKEVYIDENYISVTKYDFIGWEEITLELRTFIKQYIENGGTVLDENFIPKTATDEAAKEANFDSLDETSQKIINILEEFVKPAVAADGGNIAFDSYDETTGTVKVIMQGACNGCPSSTFTLKSGIENMLKSMLNDEKINVESV; via the coding sequence ATGACAAAAATTCTCATAAAAGAAACACAAAACCCAACTATATTAAAATTTGAATTTGAAGATTTCATTACAAAAAACGAAAATTTCGAGTTCAAAAATATCGATGAAGCTAAGGCTTCTCCCCTAGCACAACAATTATTTTACCTTCCGTTTGTAAAAACAGTATACATTTCAGGTAATTTCATTGCTATCGAAAAGTTTAGCATTGTAGAATGGGATGATGTAAAAGACGCTGTAGCAGAACAAATAGAGGAATTTGTTAGCAATGGTGGTACAATTATTACAGTTGATGAGAACAAACCAAAGAAAAAACCCGTAACCGTTTACGGAGAATCAACACCAAATCCTTCTGCGCTTAAATTTGTTGTGAGCAGCATGTTAACTAAGAATGCTGTTGAATTCAAAAACATTGATGATACCGAAGCTTCGCCATTAGCCAAAGAATTATTCAAATATGCTTACGTAAAAGAAGTTTATATTGATGAAAACTATATTTCGGTTACTAAGTATGATTTTATTGGTTGGGAAGAAATTACCTTAGAGCTACGAACTTTCATCAAACAATACATTGAAAATGGAGGTACGGTACTAGACGAAAATTTTATACCAAAAACAGCAACAGACGAAGCCGCAAAAGAAGCGAACTTTGATTCTCTTGATGAAACTTCTCAAAAAATTATCAATATCTTGGAAGAGTTTGTAAAACCTGCAGTTGCTGCTGATGGTGGGAATATTGCTTTCGACTCTTATGATGAAACAACAGGTACAGTAAAGGTAATTATGCAAGGTGCTTGCAATGGTTGTCCATCATCTACTTTTACGTTGAAAAGCGGAATCGAAAACATGCTAAAAAGTATGTTGAACGATGAGAAAATCAATGTAGAATCGGTTTAA
- a CDS encoding mechanosensitive ion channel family protein, producing the protein MNLDPNYITTYTNKILKEIIEYSPRLISAFIILFLGLYAIRIINRLVRKIMLKRNLEVTLSQFLGDILLWAMRILLFVTFISKLGIETSSFVAILGAMGLAVGLALQGSLSNFAGGMLIIIFKPFRDGDLIEAQGLIATVSEIQIFVTKLVTANNQVVFIPNGILSNGIITNYSIKGTRRADLTFSVSYESDIKQAKDIILDILNNNPKVLQEPKPDVFVKNLTDSAIELAVRPWANKEDFGSVFTETLESCKNAFDQAGIIIQPYVKEKSVSK; encoded by the coding sequence ATGAATTTAGATCCAAATTACATTACCACTTACACTAACAAAATCCTGAAAGAAATTATAGAATATTCCCCTAGATTAATTTCAGCTTTTATAATTTTATTTCTTGGCCTGTACGCCATTCGAATCATTAATAGACTTGTTCGAAAGATAATGCTCAAACGAAACCTAGAAGTAACACTTTCTCAGTTTTTAGGTGACATTTTATTATGGGCGATGCGCATATTATTATTTGTTACATTCATTTCTAAGCTCGGGATAGAAACATCTTCTTTCGTAGCTATTTTGGGAGCTATGGGTCTAGCCGTTGGCTTGGCTCTACAAGGATCACTATCCAATTTTGCAGGTGGAATGCTTATCATTATTTTCAAACCCTTTAGAGATGGTGATTTGATCGAAGCTCAGGGTCTAATCGCTACGGTAAGTGAAATTCAGATTTTTGTAACCAAATTGGTAACCGCAAACAATCAGGTAGTATTCATACCTAATGGAATCCTTTCTAACGGAATTATAACAAACTACTCCATCAAAGGAACGCGTAGAGCAGATTTAACCTTTTCCGTTTCATACGAATCAGATATTAAGCAAGCAAAAGACATCATCTTAGATATTTTAAACAACAACCCTAAAGTCCTTCAAGAACCAAAGCCTGATGTTTTTGTAAAAAACTTAACTGATAGCGCAATAGAACTTGCTGTTCGTCCATGGGCGAACAAAGAAGATTTTGGAAGTGTGTTCACAGAGACATTAGAAAGCTGTAAAAATGCCTTTGATCAAGCAGGAATTATTATACAACCTTATGTCAAAGAAAAATCAGTCAGCAAGTAA
- a CDS encoding M20/M25/M40 family metallo-hydrolase, producing MKLSTILFSLSFLFFSTIATAQIKNSDPEIDKMISEIKAENLENTVIKLVSFGTRHTLSDTKSKTRGIGAAQQWVKSEFDQYAKESNGRLTATIDYFTIKADGKRIAQDSQLGNVMALLKGTDATDDRMLIISGHLDSRVTDVMDAKSDAPGANDDGSGVAAMMELCKIMSKRSFPYTLLFVAVTGEEQGLYGARHLAELAKRENWNIIAMLNNDMIGNSLSSGTNLRDNTKVRVFSEATPYLETAEEAKMRKQINRDNDSPSRQLARYIKSTTDQYVAQLDVTLVYRNDRFLRGGDHTPFSQNGFTAVRFCEMNENYDHQHQDIRTEKSLKYGDLPEFMDFEYLRKIAASNLATLANLAWSPKAPSNVGIEVKDLTNFSTLLWKAPEGKKVYGYQLLIRETSDVNWTKAVFATDTTITVPYSKDNFLFAVQAIDELGHASLPLFPIPVR from the coding sequence ATGAAACTATCAACGATCCTATTTTCGCTAAGCTTCTTGTTTTTTTCTACCATAGCTACAGCACAAATCAAAAATAGCGACCCCGAAATCGATAAAATGATTTCGGAAATCAAAGCTGAAAATCTGGAAAACACAGTGATAAAGCTAGTTTCATTTGGAACTAGACATACCTTGAGTGATACTAAAAGTAAAACGAGGGGAATAGGGGCGGCTCAGCAGTGGGTCAAATCAGAATTCGATCAATATGCAAAAGAATCAAACGGTAGACTCACAGCAACTATTGATTATTTTACAATTAAAGCAGATGGTAAACGCATCGCTCAAGATAGCCAGTTGGGAAATGTGATGGCTTTGTTGAAAGGAACAGACGCAACAGATGATCGAATGTTGATTATAAGCGGTCATTTGGATTCACGCGTTACAGATGTGATGGACGCCAAGTCAGATGCGCCAGGTGCAAACGATGATGGGTCAGGTGTAGCTGCAATGATGGAATTGTGCAAAATAATGAGCAAGCGTTCTTTTCCGTACACCTTACTATTTGTTGCTGTTACTGGTGAAGAGCAGGGCTTATATGGTGCAAGACATTTGGCTGAATTGGCTAAAAGAGAAAATTGGAATATTATTGCTATGCTGAACAATGACATGATAGGGAACAGTTTATCTAGCGGTACCAATTTACGTGACAATACCAAAGTTCGAGTGTTTAGTGAAGCTACACCATATCTAGAAACTGCTGAAGAGGCAAAAATGCGAAAACAAATTAATAGAGACAATGATAGTCCTTCGAGACAACTAGCTCGTTACATTAAGTCCACAACAGATCAATACGTGGCACAACTTGATGTAACTCTAGTATACCGAAATGACCGTTTTTTACGTGGTGGTGATCATACACCTTTTAGTCAAAATGGTTTTACAGCGGTTCGGTTTTGTGAGATGAATGAAAATTATGATCACCAACATCAAGATATTCGAACTGAAAAAAGCTTAAAATATGGCGATCTCCCTGAATTCATGGATTTTGAGTACCTACGTAAAATTGCCGCTTCCAATTTAGCTACATTGGCAAACCTTGCTTGGTCGCCAAAAGCACCATCCAATGTTGGAATTGAAGTGAAAGACCTGACTAATTTTTCGACTCTTCTTTGGAAAGCTCCCGAAGGTAAAAAGGTGTATGGATATCAATTATTAATTCGAGAAACATCAGATGTCAATTGGACGAAAGCAGTGTTTGCAACCGATACTACAATTACAGTTCCCTATTCAAAGGATAATTTTCTTTTTGCAGTGCAAGCGATAGATGAATTAGGACATGCTAGTTTACCCTTATTTCCCATTCCGGTTCGATAG
- the tsaB gene encoding tRNA (adenosine(37)-N6)-threonylcarbamoyltransferase complex dimerization subunit type 1 TsaB has product MSYILNIETATKNCSVSIAKNGETIVCLEAAEAGFSHAEKLHVFIEQCLVDATISFQDLAAIAVSQGPGSYTGLRIGVSAAKGLCYALGIPLIAVDTLKSLASQANVNDGVIVPMLDARRMEVYSAIFDASLQSKREIQAEIITEESFTDLEGPLYFVGDCAEKCKTVLTGDKFIFLENIIYPSAREMSILSYELFKNEVTVDVAYFEPFYLKDFMITTSKK; this is encoded by the coding sequence ATGAGTTATATTTTAAATATTGAAACGGCTACCAAAAATTGTTCGGTATCTATTGCCAAAAATGGAGAAACTATTGTCTGTCTTGAAGCTGCCGAAGCTGGTTTTTCTCATGCTGAAAAGTTGCATGTTTTTATTGAGCAATGTTTAGTTGATGCCACTATTAGTTTTCAAGATTTAGCTGCCATAGCAGTAAGTCAAGGTCCAGGATCCTATACGGGTTTGCGTATAGGCGTTTCTGCAGCCAAAGGATTGTGTTATGCGCTAGGTATTCCGCTTATTGCCGTTGATACCTTAAAGTCATTAGCATCTCAAGCTAACGTAAATGATGGCGTAATCGTGCCAATGCTAGATGCTAGGCGTATGGAAGTATACAGTGCGATTTTTGATGCAAGTCTGCAAAGCAAACGAGAAATACAAGCCGAAATCATAACTGAAGAATCTTTCACTGATCTAGAAGGACCTTTGTATTTTGTTGGTGATTGTGCTGAGAAATGCAAGACAGTTTTGACCGGGGATAAATTTATCTTCCTTGAAAATATTATATACCCATCTGCTAGAGAAATGAGCATTTTGAGTTATGAATTATTCAAAAATGAGGTCACTGTAGATGTGGCTTACTTTGAACCTTTCTACCTGAAAGATTTTATGATTACAACTTCAAAAAAGTAA
- a CDS encoding efflux RND transporter periplasmic adaptor subunit, with amino-acid sequence MSKKRLYYLLALVVIVIAVLVTLVKKGVIGGGDKGVEVEIATVASRTIVETVSATGKIQPEIEVKIASMVSGEIIALPIKEGQLVKKGDLLVKINPDLYTSSLNRTKAGLSGSKSGLSQADAQYTESKLSYERNKVLFGKGIISKSDWDKAIAAFEVAKATKQTAYFNVQSALASVNEAQDNLGRTLIYSPADGTVSMLNVELGERVLGTQQMAGTEILRVANLNNMEVEVDVNENDIVKIKEGDVANIEVDAYLKKRFRGVVTSISNSASSNLTADQVTNFKVKVRILKESYQDLVVGKPSTYSPFRPGMTATVDIVTKTKANVLNVPISSIVVKSDTLSTKDVVEVEVADDDKVVKKDKKLECVFVKVGEIAKIRIVRTGIQDDANIEIISGLKKGDVVITGPYNTVSKELNSGDKVVLKSAKEAK; translated from the coding sequence CAGTAGCAAGTAGAACTATTGTAGAAACTGTTTCTGCCACGGGGAAAATTCAGCCCGAAATAGAGGTAAAAATTGCTTCAATGGTTTCGGGAGAAATTATTGCATTACCAATTAAGGAAGGGCAATTGGTCAAAAAAGGAGATTTGCTAGTAAAAATCAATCCGGATCTATATACCTCAAGTTTAAATAGAACCAAAGCTGGTCTTTCGGGTTCGAAATCTGGTTTGTCACAAGCAGATGCGCAGTATACCGAATCAAAATTGAGTTACGAGCGTAATAAAGTTTTGTTTGGTAAAGGAATAATCTCCAAATCGGATTGGGATAAGGCTATTGCTGCTTTTGAGGTGGCGAAAGCGACCAAACAAACGGCTTACTTTAATGTACAAAGCGCCTTGGCATCTGTGAATGAAGCGCAAGATAATTTAGGTCGAACATTAATCTATTCTCCAGCTGATGGAACGGTTTCTATGCTAAACGTAGAATTGGGTGAGCGTGTTTTGGGTACACAACAAATGGCCGGTACCGAAATATTGAGAGTTGCCAACCTGAACAATATGGAGGTTGAAGTAGATGTGAATGAAAATGATATTGTAAAAATTAAAGAAGGTGATGTCGCTAATATCGAAGTTGATGCCTACTTGAAAAAGCGTTTTAGAGGTGTTGTGACGAGCATATCCAATTCGGCTAGTAGTAATTTGACTGCTGATCAAGTGACAAATTTTAAGGTTAAAGTTAGAATTTTGAAAGAATCGTATCAAGATTTGGTAGTTGGTAAACCGTCTACCTATTCGCCTTTTAGACCAGGAATGACTGCTACTGTTGATATTGTGACCAAAACGAAAGCAAATGTGCTAAATGTACCAATTAGTTCTATCGTAGTGAAATCGGATACGCTATCGACCAAAGATGTAGTCGAAGTTGAAGTAGCCGATGATGATAAAGTGGTGAAGAAAGATAAAAAACTGGAATGTGTTTTTGTAAAAGTAGGGGAGATAGCAAAAATTAGAATTGTAAGAACGGGTATTCAAGATGATGCTAATATAGAAATAATTAGTGGTTTGAAAAAAGGGGACGTTGTGATTACAGGGCCTTACAACACGGTGTCAAAAGAACTTAATTCTGGTGATAAAGTCGTTTTGAAATCTGCAAAAGAGGCAAAATAG